The Deltaproteobacteria bacterium DNA window TTCAGTGGACCGATCTCCGGAGTACCACAAAGAACACGGGAAATGGGTGGCTGTTGAGCACGACGATCGCGCCCTGTTCCTCCAGAGACATTTGAACCACCCACACGAAGTGCTCCAGGTGCTGGAAGGGTCTTTCATGAGTTATCAGGACTACTGGGAACCCGTGAAAACCAGCTACTTTGAAGCCACCAATGGAAGAGAACACTTCGTTGTGAAGAAGTCCAGAAAAAGCATTCTCGATCCTTATCGATACGAACTCATTGCCGGCAGGCTTCGTCTCATACCCGGCAGGCTGACCGTTGACAAAAAGGCGATCCAGGGAGAGCTTGAACGAGCACTCTCCCCCTCTCTTGTTTCTTCCCAGAAGATCAAAATCTTTGTGGAAAGCCTGGGAAGAACGGTCTCCCGTATCAGGCCGCAAGAGCTGAAGCGAATCGCCTTTGAGAGGAAGACCCCTGTTTTGTGGTCCTATTCTCTGGACAAGAGGATCATGGAGACCGCCTTTAGAGCCTGCTCAAACCGCCTGGCCCGGAGGGAGCGTGACTCTCTCGCCTGCTTCCTCCGCGAAAGCCTCGACGATGATCTATTCGTGGCCACGGCAAGGGTTCAGTTCAGGATCGAAAGGGAAAGACCCAAAATCGCCGAACCAGAGCGAGAGTCGCTCATCAGCGAACCTTCACCCCCATAAACCGTCTTCTCATGTAGAGCTGCGAATCGCCCAGAATTCTTGATCGAAAAGTCAGGAAATCCGATCGGGTCGATCCATTGACAGAGACTCATCAAATCTGTTAGCTTTCTCAGAGTCCTTATCATTCTCCCGTGAGGAAGGCAAACCATCATGGAGACGACAAGTGCGTGGATTTTCGGCGTAGTAATGTATGCATACCTTGCCGTGACGGTGATCTATCTCATCTACGCTGTCAGCCGAAACCAAGCGATCGGACGGATCGCAACCGCTTTGCTTGCTGGGGCGCTTGCACTCCACACGGTTGGCCTGGTCTACCGGTGGATCGAGACGCACAAGACAGGGTACGGATATGTTCCCCTGTCAAACATGTACGAGTCCTTGATCTTTTTCTCCTGGACGATCGTTCTTCTCTACCTCGTTTTGGAACTCCTTTACAAGCAGAAAACGATCGGTGTCTTCGTGACGCCTTTTGCCTTTCTCTTCATGGCCCTCACAGCTATCATTCCTGGTGTGAACTCCGAGATCAACCCCCTAGTCCCTGCCCTGAAGAGTCCGTGGCTTGCCATCCACGTGATCACCTGCTTTGTGGGATATGCAGCCTTTGCCGTCTCGTTCTGGTTCAGTCTTCTCTATCTGATCA harbors:
- the ccsB gene encoding c-type cytochrome biogenesis protein CcsB, producing the protein METTSAWIFGVVMYAYLAVTVIYLIYAVSRNQAIGRIATALLAGALALHTVGLVYRWIETHKTGYGYVPLSNMYESLIFFSWTIVLLYLVLELLYKQKTIGVFVTPFAFLFMALTAIIPGVNSEINPLVPALKSPWLAIHVITCFVGYAAFAVSFWFSLLYLIRESRERRDPSPSRFLPAARVLDEISYRSILIGFPMLTLGIVTGAAWANYAWGSYWSWDPKETWSLITWFVYAAFLHARLARGWSGRKAAFLSIIGFGAVIFTYFGVNYLISGLHSYA